tgcagcccaaatcttggccctaggattagatgatctaatggtcaataattgaCCAAAAACACgaaaggtcataattaagcagttttaggtcatattataagatttgggtttattgtcatgttaagatcattttaggtcatgctttatTAGTATGACCTAACAATAAACttactatgacctaaaaatgccctacgCATGATATTGTTCTGcgtttttgtatttaaatctagttttcattgatcaaatatatatatatatatatatatacatacatatatatatatatatatatatggatgtattcatatactTTTCCCATCTTTTATACGTTTTACTTCTCAATCTATACCATCCATAATCAAGATCCTAAGGCCGAAATTAGAGCctcatttaatcatttttaaccattaaaaaattgagaaaaggGCGTTTAGGGAAGTATACATGCACGTCTGTTATGGTAACCCCTTGATTCACTCCATCTTAAAATATTGCAACGAATCTGCTCAAATATATCTCTTCTTCACCGTCAAATTTCTCATTATTCTCCATTGAAGACAATTCTTGTTCTAAATAGTCTgacaaaaatttgatatttatattaggTCGTTGCGTTTTAGGGAGACAATTcttgttgataattttatttagtcgTCCCCGTAATTTCTTCTACAATGCAAGAAGGTTGTTCGTTTCCAATGGAAGAAGATTattcttcaacaatggaagaaggtaatcTTTTTAGAAAATTGTATGAATATTCTTTCCATGTTTCATTCATTGCCAAGGAGAGACACAATCGTTGTGGCTTGTATGTAGTCTGTAGGGATTTGTGCGACCGTTTCCTAATCGTATCAGTTTTTATTTGGTTCTTGGGCCACAATCGTGTACTAGGAGCAAGAGTTTAGTTTTGGTCTCGACTAGGGTTTAGAAATCAGGGCGGCCAGGTTGTTATTTTAGTAGATAAGAGTAATGTAGACTTTGTACtgtgtaatttaaaatttaaattatataatgcacgttttttaattagtaatgagTATGTCAGCTGAGActtgtttttttgtgattgtaTACAGTGGCTGTTGTTCATGTTTGTTCTTCAGATTTGACTACCACAATCGTGTACTACGAGCAAGAGTTTAGTTTTGGTCTCGGCTAGGGTGTTATTTGAgtagataaaattaatatagattTAGTACTgtgtaatttcaaatttcaattatataatgcacgttttataatttgtaatgCGTACGTTAGCTGAGACTTTGTTTTTTGTGATTGTATACAGTGGTTGTTGTTCCTGATTGCTCTTCAGATTTGAAGCCTGTGGTTGGGCAGAAGTTCAAATCATTAGATTTTGGTTTCGCGTTCTATGACGTGTATGCACGTGCTGTTGGTTTTGATACGCGTAAATCACAAATGAGGAAAATAGATGGTGTTACTACTTGGTATAGTGTGGTATGCAATAGGGAAGGCAGCAAGAAGTCGAGCGAGGATGACCAAGCGAATGCACGGTCTGGTTTTTCGATCAAGCGCCGACGGTTATCCAAGCGGTGTGGATGTAAAGCGAGGATATCTTTCAAGTTCTTCTCCGAAGGAGGAGTTCCAGGTTATTTTATCGAGGAGTTCACCGAGGTTCATAACCATTATATGGTTGAGTCAGAGCATCGGCATTTTATGTCACTCAATCGAAACTTGGAGGACGTACATCAccaatttattttggattgttcGAAGGCTAATATAGGCCCCACACTTACGTTCAGTGTTTTGAAGGAAATACTTGGTGGTTTTCAGCTAGTTGGTTGCAACGTTGGGGACATCGGGAATGCTTCTCGAGACATCAAAGCATACGCACATGGTATTGACGTGCAAATGGTTTTGGATGATATGGctaagaagaaggagatgTCCGAGGCATTCACATACGAGTACGAGGTTAATGCTAGTAACCAATTGGTTGCTCTGTTTTGGTGTGATGGTTTGATGAAGAGGAATTACCATATGTTTGGTGATATAGTCGCTTTTGACACCACCTATAACACCAATAGGTATACATGACGTGCATTATAACATTTggatatgtacattattacCTGCAGTACTATTTCTGTTATTATGCATTATATGTGTCGAAGTATGAATTATGTTTGCCTTTGCTACGCAGGTATTGTATGATCTTCGCGCCATTCACGGGAAAGGACAATCATGGTCGACCAGTAACTTTCGCTGCTGGTTTGGTAAGCAGCGAGAAGACAGGCGCTTTTGCATGGTTGTTTAGAAATTTTGTCCAGTGCATGAGGGTTGCTCCGAAGATGATCATTATAGATCAAGATTTGGGCATGAGGTCGGCTATTGAAGAGATTCTTGTCGGGACACGCCACAGATGGTGTATGTGGCATATCATGCATAAGTTGGCCAATAAAGTTCCTGGTCGGTTGTTGCGGGACGAAGATTTCAAGAAAGAGTTCAATGCCTGCGTCTGGTCGGATCTGCTTGAACCCGACGAGTTCGAAGAAGAGTGGAACGGAGTACTTGAACGTTACGGCCTGGAAGACCATGGTTGGTTGAAGACATTGTACGACTACAGGCAATTATGGATACCTGCATACTTCAGAGATTTCCCACTTGGGTCGATGATTAGGACCACCTCGATATCTGAGTCGGAGAACAGCTTCTACAAAAACTTTTTGAAGCCACGCAACAATATTGCCGAATTCTACTTGAATTTCAACCAAGCTTTGGAATTTCAGCGGGATAGTAGAACAAAGTTGGACTACCAAGACGCTAATGCCTTGCCTATATTGGCCACTACCTTGCCGTTTGAGAAACATGCTTCAACGATGTACACAGATAGTATGTTCAAGAAAATACAAGAGGAAATTGTTGAGGGTAATGACAGATGCCGCGTGTTGGGGTTCTCCTCTGCAGACCTGGTCGACACCTACAAACTTGGGGACAGCCTTCGCAATTCTTACTTTGTTAGACATGATAAGAGTGACGCGTCATACTCTTGCGATTGCAAACTTTTCGGTAGGCAGGGATATCTGTGCAGTCATATCTTCTTTTTGTTCAGGAACAATGAAGTGAAAAAGATTCCGGATCAATACTGCGCAAGTAGATGGATGAAGACTCCGTTAGCCAAGGCTGTCCATGGTCAGTTTGATGACACTCTACCTACCAAGTCCATCGTTGATGAAAAGCAAAACGTTTCAAAGCAAGGGATCTCACTGTTCTATGGTTTTCTTCGTCGATTTGAGACGGACATTGATGTGCTTCGTGCATTCGTAGGTGGACTGGAGGAACTTGGTAATTCACTTCAAGCTGGAACTCCTACAACATCCGCCTCTGAGAAGAGGCGAATGATTGAACAGTTTTATGGAATGGAAAGGCCGGAAGTCGTTGAGGTCCATCCTCCGGATGTTGTAAAGACAAAGGGCCACGCGAGCAGTTCCGCAAGCCGTCTGATTTCCAAGAGAGAAAAAGCTATCAAGGACGCTACTAGGCCCCTTAGACGGTGTAAGGCATGCGATGAGTTGGGCCATCACGACTCCAGAAATTGTCCAATGCTTAAAGAGCTGGAAAAAGAGAAGGAGCAGCATAAGGGAAAGAGGAAATGTTGATGAATTTTGTATCTCACGACTCTaggaattgtttttttttcggtTTGTGCTTATTACTGAACTGGACCACTTTCCACTGTCCACAATTTTTGGGTAATCAATGTTCATTTGAATATGTTTGTCGTGCATTACTACTACATTATATGTAATATTTGTCATAATCATGCATTATTACAATGTTACCACCCATTACTATTCTGGGAAGTagaataatattgtttaaaGTTCCTTTACTGACTGCGCATTATTATTCGAGTAAAGTCCattatcaaatatattaattacattatatgtacaatattgtaaaattaggTTATCTTGTTCTACATTATATCCctaatattttacattattacgCAATAAAGTAACATTATTTGGTCTTTATATCGGTTTTAGTTCGCTGCTCGTGAAATAATTCAGTAGAACCAACAGATCTATCTTCTTGCAACAAGTTCAACACAATACATATTGTTCCAAAACATTCAAATCCACAAAACGGCTACTACACCTTCCAGCATGAGTTATAGTAACAAAAACAAGAAGTTCAAACCagaataaatattgttttcaAACACCAATCAGATGATCAGTTGAGCCCGTAATTCTCCACCCACCTTTCGAAGTTGAACTTTGAAGGCCTATCTATCCAATGCTTGGTGGCTTGAGTTTGGTTGCTTCCACCTTTGGAGTTAAGTGGAGAGGTAAGCAGAGCCGTTGCAAACTTTATGCGCAACATTTCCAAGCCCTTTGTCCCTTTAGCGCTGAGTCCGCACTCCCAATCTTTCTCCCTCTCACCAAAGTACGTCTCCATATGCCGCATCACATAGACCCCCGTGTCCATCGTGCTGTTGTTATTCCTCCAGGGCATTGACACGACATTTGTATTACAGTTTCGGAGCTTAGCAGCCATTTTTGGAACCCTGGACTTAACAAGTGCTTCTACCAAGAACTTTTTCTACaccaataacaaaaaaaaaaaaacgttcaTCAAGAATTATAgataatgtacattttattcaacaTAATGCAATGTAGATATACACCCTTTTACGTACCAGCAAGGAGATTGTGTTTCCATATTTTTCGACAAATGACCCGTGTGGTTCGGCCAAGCTGTGGTCAATTATGTTCGTCTTACCATCGGGCAGATCGAAACATACCACGTACTGATGGGTCGTCCCACAAATTGGGAAGAACAACTGCACAATGAAATGGTACATTACAAGACTTCTACTATACGCATTATGTCTGAATATGAGGTACATTAATACACTATCACTCACCAAGTCAAATTTGTCCCATTGGAAGTTCCCGGTTCCAAGCGCTTCCTCAAAGAGCCGAGTCCAGAACGTATCAAACCTCTGTTTTTCTGTCCATTCTGGAACTGTGTCGACCACGGTTTGACGCTGTAGGTTTTTTGAGTAATTAGTTATGAAATGTTAATCAGTAGAGTACTTTGTAAAGAACACTAAACCATGGTACACTCACGCATGGATTTGTAGAGAAAAACAACCGTGAAACACTCTCTGGCGCCTTGCTCTTTTCCATTGTATTGAGGTACGAGCTCCAGGTATCTATAACAGCATGGCTCACTGGCTTGAACGGCGCTAGTGACTCGAACTCCTTCTGGACAGTTTTCTTAAACGTGTCTTGATAGACAACACAATCCCTGAACATGTTTAAACcgtttaattaataataaatgtgCAAACCACAACAACGGGTAAAGTACAAAATTTACTTCTTCATTTCGGCTGTGTCAAGAACCCAGTAGTAGATTTGCTTGTCAACTGTGTTCGCCTTTGCCGTAACTCTAACCGCTCTCTCGTGGAAGGGTGACCTGGCTGCCAGACTGGGTTTCTTCATTCTTGATGTTGCAGCCGCTGTAGGCTTCTTCACAAATGAAAGATAATTTACAGATCCCATACCCAATACTGTAATggtttagctaaataatcaaTTCCATACCGCATCTCCAGCCGCTTCTTGTTGGATCTgtttcccttttccttttccttcaGAAACCACCTTTTCACTGGCTAGCTCTTTTCCCCTACCACCTTTTCCATCTGCAAGGTTTGAAGGTTGCCCGGTTTTGGCAGCACCAATCTCAATGGCCTTATGATGTGCTGTTCCAAGTGCCTGATTCCAAcataataacaatataatgCATGAAAGTAACAGAATAATgtagtaatttaaatatgtaattcatATAATCAACTGCATGTGGAAAGTCAAACTGTTTGTCCGTCGGTACCTTTGAAGCGGCCTCCCTAATGGGCTGCTTTCTCTTGGTAGCCGGATCAACTGCACGTTTCCCCTTACTTGTCTGATTTCATAAAATACATCCcattacacaaaaaaaatatataatgcaaAGAACCACAGATATTAAGTAATGCTTTAAACATTGTCTCggctttctttttaaaacGTATTTACCTTGTTAGTCTCCTCTGCATCTGCACTCTTTGATGGGGCTTGCTTTGTCTCTAACTTTTGTATTAGCTCCTGAATCCTCCCCATCATTTCCCACAACATCCTCCACCATGGTTTTAGAATCCTTCACACAGTTAATAAAACAAGTTTAAAAGTCCACAAATTTACTTAAATAGGAAAACTTAAGTCTTTAGTTTATTAGTCCATACCTCAGCTGCTCTTGCTGAAGTATGCATCATTAATGGCTTATCATGTCTGGCACCACCATCATCTTCTGTTATGATACCCGTCATATCATTGCCTATCGGCTCAGCAATGGGAATGTCACCTCCCTGATCATCAACTACCGGATGATCCCCAACAACACCCTCTGTCTCAGTTGTTGGCTGTGTAGCAAATGGGTCAGGACACTCTAACCCATCCAACACAAATGAGGGCCTATCGAAGCTTCTGATAATGGTCTTCTTTTTGTCATAGGCTgccatcatcttctccatctcttGTATCCATTCTTGGCTGTACtcctcttcatcttctcttGCTTGCGTCAATCTTGAAACAATGTCTGCTTCTTCAACCACAACGTCTTCCTCTAATCCCAACAACTTTTTCCCAATCTGACTACCTACTCGGACGCATTCATCCTCTAGCAACTCAATAGGAATCATCCTAAAATCATCTACCCACGTCAAAATTGCATGTCTCAGCAGCACGCTTGACGAGACAAACTTATCTCGAATGCGTTTCGCTCTATGCCTGCTTGGTGTTGCACCACCTCCTCTGGCTAAAGCTTCAACCCTCCTTGCTTCAGCATCCAGCAAATACTTCTGTTTGTCTATCGGGCCCTCCAACCTACCAGTTCCAAACTGGTCACGCTCCGCATCCTCCCTTTGTTTGAGGGTCTCTGTTGTCCAGCCTTTTATAGTGGGCCAGGCACGGTCGACTCTCCTCCTTATGTGAACCACGCGGTCCACATATGCACACTGACATTAGCAAAAGATTCCACATGGTCAGTAATGAATGGAATCATATAAATAATGCGTGAATATTACCAATACAATGTATAGACCCAATGTAGTAATGCACACCcaacatgaaaaaaattcgCTTATGCCCTAATATAAAGTAGACTCAATAATGCATGTTTTCAGTCGGAATAAAAGTCGGTACGTTAGCTTCTATTGCAATAATTGTTTCCATCACCACTAAGAAGTGGAGTGGCCCCGTGAAATACACAGAATCCCCTCTGTCCCAAGTCGGATAGGTGGCCTCCAACACTGATAAGACGTACCCACACCAATTTAAGTTGCCAATCTCATCAACGTCGTCAATGAAATGTAGAATCTTTGGCTTCAATTGTCCGTCGGCCGAAGTCTCAATAATAGCATTTTCTAACAAGAACATGAATAAACGTTTGAAGTCTGGACTGCCATTGACCTCCTCTATAATCATCTTTGCAATGTCTCCTGCGGTCATTTTGTACCTACTCTTTTTATAACGCTCTGCAGCATAGTCGTTAAACTGGAAGTTGCTTTGCTTATCTGCTGGACGTGAGATGCGGGTCGATCCTCTAGGAAAGCCTAACGTCAGGTGCACGTCCTCCTCATCTAGACTCAAGCTAACACCCCCAGACAATGGTATCTTGCACCGAGCTAGATTAAATGACTTTAGCACCCAATATGCAATGTAACCAGGTACCTCCTTGATGCTAAAGTTAAGGATAGCGCCAAACCCCAGTTCATGCACGGCTTCCTTCTGCCGCGGAGTTAGGCCATTCAAACagttaaaaaattttgttgtGCTCCGACTGTATAGGTGGTTGACCTTTTTCCCCCTCTGCCTCCTCCTCTCCGCCTCTTGAGTAGAGGTACTACCTTCGGCCATATTTTGTTCCTTCAATCTGTTCCTGAACTTTTGAGCAATTGCTAGTGGAAGAAgtgttggaacatatatactaaaaagtatttttcgagtttattttgaatttgataaattgcttgtatattgtaaacattcttcatttaatgagaataataaatattttcttcatactgagtattttactttaatgggtattgaccgtatttaattatatattaaattatataattaaagcgccggaaagtaaaatcagtctaagtcttctacattgaaggttgggtcgtggaacaggtcatcacagtaggtggcccaaccggtaccttgtagaagtaaaactttttcacaacctagataggctttggctacctatcgtgaaaggttgcagtgtccatccgaaaagtcgtctttaccttgagaatgactagtgacactggtgtggtatagcattgaatggatctaaagtatagacacgtctttgttgctatctactgtaagacgatgtcttggagatttaatatttcctaatctttgtaataatataggacacacgttatttaatcatacgctgctttgacttatcaataggtgcgggtttttcgtaacccaatattcctgatatcttgggtagtagtaattaataactagtatggtgtcagttttattattacattgaatcgtgtgcctgcgtggtttgactatatccccaagaggtgttcgagagaagttctattattcggaaacccggccggtttggatttaatccaagaataaatagaaagggaaaagtatatttttaatatacatctcgtactagacaaactcttggaaataaaaagatattaattaatttaaagtctatagcagactacaaattaattaatggatatagaaagtcttagacacgggaaataatatattaaagaggttaacccggattgcttgtaatcacggatTGGATGGGCGGTCAGTATTTCTTCGatagtggcacaagaaatattccattggccttatattgaattatgggttataatttaattagtaaagaaggtccaattggggaggcccaatccaagccccatagatccctaacctagcccatcataaactctataaataaggatgTAAGGAGAGGAGacaacacacacaacacaaaaccctagcctccacacttggaattttcggccctctctctctaatagAGGAACTCGAAATTCCTCTTTGTGTGTTCTTGgtttttcttgtcttctccttcaagatccttataatttctaaaagattcctcccacaaggaatttagatctatagagttaagggtcataggttagaagatctttggtcttgcattcacaatcaagcttcaagatctacacgtggagaagtagcaagccacttcgattctttggagaatcattgttgtaagtattcaacaacataatttaatttaaattatgtgattaattgcgcaattatatgtttctacatgttcaagcatgaaatggaatcgacccacataatcacctaaatagattcttatgtggatttatttgttttgcattttccGCTGCGATTATCCCCAACAAGAAGATCATCCACTGCATCGTCCACAGTCAACCGTGGTTGTTTGGATCCTGAAAAACATAGGAGTACGGAATTGCattaatggaaaataaataaatatgtaatgtaCAAATTGATGTTATACCAATGCAGATAAAGTACATTATAATGCATTCTAAAATGATTAGTAATGTACATGTATGATACCCACAAACAACATAAATTTGTCACTTACAAATGCATCAATAAGGTCATCCACAAACCCAATACTGCAGTATTTAAGGAggacataaattataatttgaagaatttgttGACATACATCAATCACCTATTGTCCAACGCTACAAAATCCAAACGCAATAAACTAGCCACTAATGTACAACAAAGCATAAATAATGCATAAGTTTAAACAAATGATTACTAGAATGAATGCATCAATGAGAGTGAAGTAAACGCTTTAAATTACTCACACACTGCCACATACATCAGGACTCAACAAAACAGACAATACTCAACTctgtaaaataatttcataatgcAAGAACAGTGAACAATAATGTAACATAGAAAACGATTAATGCATCAGAACAAGGGAAATAATTTCTTCACCTTCAGCTGGTGTTGGTTGACTGCCCCCGGGTCTCCCTCTCTTAGACATTGATGTTCTGTAAGTAATGCACACCAACGAAATGAGTTCAATTCTTTCCTCCAAAAAATGTATATCATAGACTAATgcataatatcaaaataataatgcaaTGTCCTACAGAAACCATATAATGCAGAGATTAAACAGAATACAAGTACAGTACAATTGACAATAATGTACAACAAAGCTTAGATAATGCAACATATACAACCATTGGTTACTACAACGAATGCACTAAACATTATACACGTTTAACCAATAATGTCAAATTTCagcaacaaaaaaatggaacatAAACCACATACAAgtcaacaacaaaatcaaagaatAACTATTGGGAAGAACCCTAGTTCACAAGATAACAAATTCAATGTTTCCAGAAAGGTTCACAAACCAAAATTGTGCATTATTTCCGAAAAGAACACAAATCGACGATAGCAAGAGTTTTATACCCAAAATCGGGACTTTAGAAACCCACCGTCACTACCCAGAAATCGGAAATTGAACACTTCAATCGGCGCGCCAAACAGAAAATCGGTACTTTAGGCCTTTCAATCGGCGACCGACGTCGACTTTGCGGCGGCAATCGACGGTGTAGGTGCTATCTCGTCTAGTGAAGAGGTGGCTAGGGTTTCTGGAGTTTTGAAGTGGTGGAGAATGAGGTTGATCGTGGGTTGAGAGGAttgaatgagagagagagtgagaagaCAGAAGGTTGAGGAAAATCCCACTTAATTATCGGGACCTTCCGTTTTGAAACGCGTGGAAGCATTATGTTTTTACTCTTATATCCTCATAATACACACATTATAACcaataatgcaacacgggcTTAGAATTCCCTTCTCAATCTTGTCCGTCCATTCCatcaatctaatggttgatattAAAAAGGAGAAAGACACTTAAGGTGGAAAAGCACCttaatgctcccctatatatatatttatatatatataggattgtgatcaattgagattttttaagctaattgagaaatgagatgcaatatcagccactcatttttattaaatgagtggtccagaatttgccacataaaaaatatttttagattaattaattatggaagggcagaatggtaatttcatatttagatTATGTTCTTCCGCTGTTCTCTCCTTCCCAAATCCCTGCAGCTGATTTCCATCCCATCCCATCTACTTCTCCGCCGCCCCATAAATCTCCGCTACAATCTCCGCCGGTGACAAGCTCCTCGACGCCACCCTATCCTACCTCGACGCCTCCGATGAGCTCCAGACCGTCTCAATCGCCGACCTCAGTAGCAGCAGCAGCCGTAGCTAGAGCGGGAGAAGCACCTCCTCTGGCAGCGGCGGCGGTAGCAGTTCGTGGCCGTGGAAGTTGAAGAGCTCCGCCTGAAGAAGAGGTTCAATCTGAATTGTCTCCGCCTTCGAGTCTCCGCGCTctacttcttcttcctctgctGCGGATGTCATATCAATGGAGCTCTCTGTCTCCGATCTCGCGGTAATTTTGCGATTAATCAGTTTTCAATTCATcagcattttttatttacatctTCCTCGCGATGAATTGCAGGATAATGATGGAGGTTTGATCTTCAATTCCGCAACGATTGAGAGAAAGGAGATGCTGATCCTCAGAGCTTTAAAATGGCGGATGCGCTCCGATAA
The genomic region above belongs to Salvia hispanica cultivar TCC Black 2014 chromosome 3, UniMelb_Shisp_WGS_1.0, whole genome shotgun sequence and contains:
- the LOC125209770 gene encoding protein FAR1-RELATED SEQUENCE 5-like, encoding MANGTQYNRAYYLADGIYPRWPVFVKTIRQPVGPKQSYFAAKQESARKDVERAFGVLQARWAILRCPVRQWHENDVASIMYACIILHNMIIEDEGYSAENWAPEEGAMVVVPDCSSDLKPVVGQKFKSLDFGFAFYDVYARAVGFDTRKSQMRKIDGVTTWYSVVCNREGSKKSSEDDQANARSGFSIKRRRLSKRCGCKARISFKFFSEGGVPGYFIEEFTEVHNHYMVESEHRHFMSLNRNLEDVHHQFILDCSKANIGPTLTFSVLKEILGGFQLVGCNVGDIGNASRDIKAYAHGIDVQMVLDDMAKKKEMSEAFTYEYEVNASNQLVALFWCDGLMKRNYHMFGDIVAFDTTYNTNRYCMIFAPFTGKDNHGRPVTFAAGLVSSEKTGAFAWLFRNFVQCMRVAPKMIIIDQDLGMRSAIEEILVGTRHRWCMWHIMHKLANKVPGRLLRDEDFKKEFNACVWSDLLEPDEFEEEWNGVLERYGLEDHGWLKTLYDYRQLWIPAYFRDFPLGSMIRTTSISESENSFYKNFLKPRNNIAEFYLNFNQALEFQRDSRTKLDYQDANALPILATTLPFEKHASTMYTDSMFKKIQEEIVEGNDRCRVLGFSSADLVDTYKLGDSLRNSYFVRHDKSDASYSCDCKLFGRQGYLCSHIFFLFRNNEVKKIPDQYCASRWMKTPLAKAVHGQFDDTLPTKSIVDEKQNVSKQGISLFYGFLRRFETDIDVLRAFVGGLEELGNSLQAGTPTTSASEKRRMIEQFYGMERPEVVEVHPPDVVKTKGHASSSASRLISKREKAIKDATRPLRRCKACDELGHHDSRNCPMLKELEKEKEQHKGKRKC